One region of Quercus lobata isolate SW786 chromosome 2, ValleyOak3.0 Primary Assembly, whole genome shotgun sequence genomic DNA includes:
- the LOC115970393 gene encoding DEAD-box ATP-dependent RNA helicase 50-like: MAAPTARQRARSTPPPPDWYKANFDAAIFDDIGRAGLGVIICDSQGLAMAALAQNVQLASSVVEMEALAATRAVELVAKISLDRIIFEGNSSIVIRGLTVQDVGREGNSVAHNFTRHAWHVTGCIGLTDTGCEPAITTSDSPKASTRGFNGNFGRLKAKRVSVVVKNTQMKRDVSKNDNKLFVEDSSYGKSISSHPKLKDIGRKHKENSFRHRGRVPRASQSQELSDMVQITGTTEDFDHSDMTPKHGFEQRLKHPTTPSKPYKSDTKTQISRISVPSSASNFRGWGKGGSTRNFKSEVPDLLKQRWNLSTNDGFFSKKSFRDLGCSEFMIESLRGLHFLRPSHIQAMAFSPIIEGRSCIIADQSGSGKTLAYLAPIIQRLRQEELQELSKSSSKSPRVLIMVPTAELASQMTVDLLSHGLLPALHFVLPCLTL; encoded by the exons ATGGCAGCACCCACAGCCAGACAGCGTGCAAGATCGACTCCACCTCCTCCAGACTGGTATAAAGCTAACTTTGATGCGGCAATCTTCGATGACATCGGTAGAGCTGGTCTTGGAGTGATAATCTGTGACAGCCAAGGACTCGCAATGGCTGCTTTAGCTCAGAATGTTCAGTTGGCTAGCTCGGTGGTGGAGATGGAAGCACTAGCAGCCACACGGGCAGTGGAACTTGTTGCAAAAATTAGCCTTGATAGGATTATTTTTGAAGGCAACTCTAGCATTGTCATCAGAGGCTTAACGGTTCAG GATGTGGGTAGAGAAGGAAATAGTGTAGCTCATAACTTTACTAGGCATGCATGGCATGTCACAG GTTGTATTGGTTTGACTGACACTGGTTGTGAGCCAGCTATTACAACCAGTGATTCTCCAAAAGCAAGCACGAGGGGGTTCAATGGAAATTTTGGAAGATTAAAAGCAAAGAGAGTGAGTGTTGTAGTCAAGAATACTCAGATGAAGCGAGATGTAAGCAAAAATGATAACAAACTATTTGTAGAAGATAGTTCATATGGCAAGTCTATCAGTTCACACCCTAAACTTAAAGATATTGGgagaaaacataaagaaaattcCTTTCGACATAGAGGAAGAGTTCCAAGAGCTTCCCAATCACAAGAACTCAGTGACATGGTACAAATAACAGGCACAACAGAAGATTTTGATCATTCTGACATGACCCCGAAACATGGTTTTGAACAACGCTTAAAGCATCCGACCACACCAAGTAAACCTTACAAATCTGACACTAAAACTCAGATATCAAGGATTTCAGTTCCAAGCTCTGCCAGCAACTTTAGAGGTTGGGGCAAGGGAGGATCCACACGCAACTTCAAATCTGAAGTGCCTGACCTTCTAAAGCAAAGGTGGAACTTATCCACTAACGATGGCTTCTTTAGTAAAAAATCCTTTAGAGATTTGGGCTGCAGTGAATTTATGATTGAATCTCTAAGGGGGTTGCATTTCTTGCGCCCTTCCCATATACAG GCCATGGCATTTTCACCTATTATTGAGGGAAGGAGCTGTATTATAGCTGATCAAAGTGGTTCAGGGAAGACATTGGCATATCTTGCACCAATAATTCAGCGTCTAAGGCAAGAAGAACTTCAAGAGCTTAGCAAATCCTCATCAAAAAGTCCTCGAGTTCTCATCATGGTACCAACTGCTGAGTTGGCTTCTCAG ATGACAGTTGACCTATTATCTCATGGTTTATTGCCAGCTCTTCATTTTGTTTTACCTTGTCTCACTCTGTAA
- the LOC115970402 gene encoding uncharacterized protein LOC115970402: protein MVMEYFEIHKHPPKIQRRAIPTRWLPPPEGLYKANFDATFFGNLGMVGIGVVVRDSEGEIIVALSQKIREPHSVDAAEAIACSRAIAFARELSLFSVIVEGDSLRVVQAVTNKRENLTLFDHVIKEIHGSYSRFTRISFHHVRRKGNKLAHALARRAVLFADTDVWVEELPTDLEDVFQMDLF, encoded by the coding sequence ATGGTGATGGAGTACTTTGAGATACATAAGCACCCACCTAAGATTCAGCGGAGAGCTATCCCTACTCGTTGGCTACCTCCACCTGAAGGCTTGTATAAAGCCAATTTTGATGCAACCTTTTTTGGCAACTTGGGCATGGTAGGTATTGGAGTCGTTGTTCGTGACAGTGAGGGGGAAATAATTGTTGCCCTTAGTCAGAAGATTCGTGAACCTCATTCGGTGGATGCGGCTGAAGCTATAGCGTGTAGTAGAGCAATTGCTTTTGCAAGGGAGTTAAGTCTTTTCTCTGTGATTGTTGAAGGAGATAGCTTGCGGGTTGTTCAGGCAGTCACCAACAAAAGGGAGAATTTGACACTTTTTGATCATGTAATTAAAGAGATTCATGGTTCATATTCTAGATTTACTAGGATTAGTTTTCATCATGTTAGGAGGAAGGGCAACAAATTAGCTCATGCCCTCGCACGTAGAGCAGTTCTATTTGCTGACACTGATGtatgggtggaagaactacccACTGATTTGGAGGATGTATTCCAAATGGATCTGTTTTGA